Proteins from a genomic interval of Equus quagga isolate Etosha38 chromosome 13, UCLA_HA_Equagga_1.0, whole genome shotgun sequence:
- the FAM98C gene encoding protein FAM98C isoform X2, producing MEGAAAEAREGAAVARDLRALGYEGFPGAEALSPACPDFRALCARLAAELAALGALEREPEWGAGALSDGDGPGAEAAFVRQLAGLLRELHCPVRALGSGDCGAALREPGAGLRLLRFLCSELQAARLLRLRPRLDPGPAPPGGEGAEEEAGMVQELVLTLQALGLPRPTPGTPASRLLRELHAKISELLPSLPPESLQPLLGSPLDAPRWEALASLSQSLRAQYCCRRRLLLRRLDLTTSAFHWSERAEVQGEAMKAALIPIREALTPEVDVSIAHVLAARADLSRLVPATSKAARRGTCCAINKVLMGDVPDRGGRPDELEAPMPSWQSRREDGGGRQAGRQRWGRKKKKK from the exons ATGGAGGGGGCGGCGGCGGAGGCGCGGGAGGGGGCCGCCGTGGCCCGGGACCTGCGGGCCTTGGG GTACGAGGGCTTCCCGGGGGCGGAGGCGCTGAGCCCCGCGTGCCCAGACTTCCGGGCGCTGTGCGCGCGGCTGGCGGCGGAGCTGGCGGCTCTGGGCGCGCTGGAGCGGGAGCCGGAGTGGGGCGCCGGGGCGCTGAGCGACGGCGACG GCCCCGGCGCGGAGGCGGCGTTTGTGCGACAGCTGGCCGGCCTGCTGCGGGAGCTGCACTGCCCGGTCCGCGCGCTCGGCAGCGGGGACTGCGGCGCGGCGCTGCGGGAGCCCGGCGCGGGCCTGCGCCTGCTGC GCTTTCTCTGCTCCGAGCTCCAGGCCGCCCGCCTCCTCCGCCTGCGGCCCAGGCTGGATCCCGGCCCTGCGCCGCCcggtggggaaggggcagaggaagaagccGGCATGGTCCAGGAACTGGTCCTTACTCTTCAAGCCCTGGGGCTGCCCAGACCCACGCCGGGGACCCCTGCCAGCCGGCTGCTGCGGGAGTTGCACGCCAAG ATCTCGGAGCTGCTGCCCTCCCTGCCGCCAGAgtccctgcagcccctcctcgGCTCCCCGCTGGATGCGCCCAGATGG GAGGCGTTGGCGTCCCTGTCCCAAAGCCTGCGAGCTCAGTACTGCTGCCGCCGCCGGCTCCTGCTCCGGCGTCTGGACCTCACTACCTCTGCTTTCCACTGGAGTGAGCGGGCAGAG gtcCAAGGAGAGGCCATGAAGGCAGCTCTGATCCCAATTCGAGAGGCCCTGACCCCGGAAGTGGATGTCTCCATTGCACACGTCCTGGCTGCCCGAGCCGACCTGTCTCGTCTTGTCCCAGCCACCAGCAAGGCTGCCCGTCGGGGGACCTGCTGTGCCATCAACAAG GTGCTTATGGGCGACGTGCCAGACCGAGGGGGCCGCCCTGACGAGCTGGAGGCCCCCATGCCCAGctggcagagcaggagagaggacgGGGGCGGGCGGCAGGCGGGCCGCCAGCGCTGGGGCcgcaagaagaagaagaagtaa
- the FAM98C gene encoding protein FAM98C isoform X1, whose product MEGAAAEAREGAAVARDLRALGYEGFPGAEALSPACPDFRALCARLAAELAALGALEREPEWGAGALSDGDGPGAEAAFVRQLAGLLRELHCPVRALGSGDCGAALREPGAGLRLLRFLCSELQAARLLRLRPRLDPGPAPPGGEGAEEEAGMVQELVLTLQALGLPRPTPGTPASRLLRELHAKISELLPSLPPESLQPLLGSPLDAPRWEALASLSQSLRAQYCCRRRLLLRRLDLTTSAFHWSERAEVQGEAMKAALIPIREALTPEVDVSIAHVLAARADLSRLVPATSKAARRGTCCAINKVHTWAWGRAPASLAFKLACQPLPWSRLVLSGLGSWPLDSSPLICPLHIATRTFLTQKSDHVPPYLKTLLWLPSAFKTIY is encoded by the exons ATGGAGGGGGCGGCGGCGGAGGCGCGGGAGGGGGCCGCCGTGGCCCGGGACCTGCGGGCCTTGGG GTACGAGGGCTTCCCGGGGGCGGAGGCGCTGAGCCCCGCGTGCCCAGACTTCCGGGCGCTGTGCGCGCGGCTGGCGGCGGAGCTGGCGGCTCTGGGCGCGCTGGAGCGGGAGCCGGAGTGGGGCGCCGGGGCGCTGAGCGACGGCGACG GCCCCGGCGCGGAGGCGGCGTTTGTGCGACAGCTGGCCGGCCTGCTGCGGGAGCTGCACTGCCCGGTCCGCGCGCTCGGCAGCGGGGACTGCGGCGCGGCGCTGCGGGAGCCCGGCGCGGGCCTGCGCCTGCTGC GCTTTCTCTGCTCCGAGCTCCAGGCCGCCCGCCTCCTCCGCCTGCGGCCCAGGCTGGATCCCGGCCCTGCGCCGCCcggtggggaaggggcagaggaagaagccGGCATGGTCCAGGAACTGGTCCTTACTCTTCAAGCCCTGGGGCTGCCCAGACCCACGCCGGGGACCCCTGCCAGCCGGCTGCTGCGGGAGTTGCACGCCAAG ATCTCGGAGCTGCTGCCCTCCCTGCCGCCAGAgtccctgcagcccctcctcgGCTCCCCGCTGGATGCGCCCAGATGG GAGGCGTTGGCGTCCCTGTCCCAAAGCCTGCGAGCTCAGTACTGCTGCCGCCGCCGGCTCCTGCTCCGGCGTCTGGACCTCACTACCTCTGCTTTCCACTGGAGTGAGCGGGCAGAG gtcCAAGGAGAGGCCATGAAGGCAGCTCTGATCCCAATTCGAGAGGCCCTGACCCCGGAAGTGGATGTCTCCATTGCACACGTCCTGGCTGCCCGAGCCGACCTGTCTCGTCTTGTCCCAGCCACCAGCAAGGCTGCCCGTCGGGGGACCTGCTGTGCCATCAACAAGGTGCACACCTGGGCGTGGGGAAGGGCCCCAGCATCCTTGGCCTTCAAACTGGCCTGTCAGCCTCTGCCCTGGTCCAGGCTTGTCCTCTCTGGCCTGGGTTCCTGGCCTCTGGACTCGTCACCTCTGATCTGCCCTCTCCACATCGCAACTAGAACATTTCTAACTCAGAAATCTGACCATGTTCCTCCCTACCTCAAAACCCTTTtatggctccccagtgccttcAAGACTATTTACTAA